One genomic region from Aedes aegypti strain LVP_AGWG unplaced genomic scaffold, AaegL5.0 Primary Assembly AGWG_AaegL5_hic_scaff_546_PBJ_arrow, whole genome shotgun sequence encodes:
- the LOC5569254 gene encoding uncharacterized protein LOC5569254: MSAIELYRQCIDILRLLSHPVGVSLWNPDQFLTFGSYSIVTQMVIYFWCNFWTVFKYRHDIIHVMEVLNCAGIAFQLSVKFFIAMNNKFLIRGLLQTIENNLYERYPDRSSSEGEIVFIFARKYNILLKILAVLYCSTLLVFALYPLYIYYSEGKLIPLFMFEVSYVDWHTVWGYLLTNFVQVVTYLMGLFGMILADGLLVLLVVHGLVYIEVFMIHLRDLAKMLQSENVGENEEKIMELWRECLVEHQTIIEYFTDIENVNGGMCLILVFTGVFAICDNLVLCALTDWYASYLFLLICFVQLTIYFAVGNAVELKSDALDISVVNFPWHLLKIDNQKEYLFLICQMQRPIILTVYGFSNLNLEAYMTILKALYQFAMMILNFLA, from the exons ATGAGTGCCATAGAATTGTATCGACAATGTATAGACATTCTCAGGCTCCTTTCCCACCCCGTAGGTGTATCACTGTGGAATCCTGATCAGTTTTTAACCTTCGGATCGTACTCGATTGTAACGCAGATGGTTATCTACTTCTGGTGCAACTTTTGGACAGTTTTCAAGTACCGCCATGATATAATCCATGTCATGGAAGTCCTGAACTGTGCAGGCATAGCATTTCAGCTATCGGTCAAATTTTTCATTGCAATGAATAACAAATTTCTCATTCGAGGGTTGTTACAGACCATCGAAAATAACCTGTATGAACGATATCCGGATCGATCGAGTAGTGAGGGGGAAATAGTGTTCATATTTGCCAGGAAATACAAcattcttctgaaaattcttgcTGTGTTGTACTGCTCCACTCTATTGGTGTTTGCACTGTATCCGTTATACATCTACTACTCGGAGGGAAAACTTATACCGTTATTTATGTTTGAAGTTTCATACGTCGATTGGCACACCGTGTGGGGCTATTtgctaacaaattttgttcaagtgGTAACTTATCTGATGGGCCTATTCGGAATGATTTTGGCAGATGGACTTTTGGTTTTGCTGGTTGTGCATGGACTGGTTTATATTGAAGTGTTCATGATTCATCTGAGAGATCTGGCCAAAATGTTACAATCGGAGAACGTGGGCGAAAACGAAGAAAAGATTATGGAGCTATGGAGAGAGTGTCTTGTAGAGCACCAGACTATCATAGA atatttcacTGATATTGAAAATGTGAATGGCGGAATGTGTTTAATCCTCGTCTTCACTGGCGTATTCGCTATATGCGATAATTTAGTTTTATGTGCCCTG ACTGACTGGTATGCCTCATATCTATTCCTGTTGATATGTTTCGTACAACTTACTATCTATTTTGCTGTTGGAAATGCTGTTGAGCTGAAG AGTGACGCATTGGATATAAGTGTTGTGAACTTTCCGTGgcatttgctcaaaattgatAACCAAAAAGAATATCTATTTTTGATTTGCCAAATGCAGCGTCCGATAATTCTAACTGTGTACGGATTTTCCAATCTTAATCTGGAAGCATATATGAcg attttgaaagcGTTATACCAATTtgctatgatgattttgaactttttaGCATAA